The DNA sequence CAGCAGTACTATGGTCGTGTAGCCGGTATTCAGGGTTTGTTGGTGGAAATAGGCGGTATTCAGCGTCAACTGAGCATTGGCAGTAGAGTAAATCTATTGGCTCGTGGGGATAAGGTTGTCCCCTGTGAAGTTGTTGGTTTTCGCAACGATCGCGCCCTTGCCATGCCATTTGGAACGCTTGATGGTGTTGGTATGGGATGCAAAGCGCTTATCACTGAACAGGATCCGGTTATTTATCCGGACAGCAGTTGGCTTGGGCGTGTTGTCAATGCTATGGGTGAGCCTGTTGATGGTGGTCCGCCCCTTAAAAAAGGGAGCGTTGGAGTTGCCCTTCGGAATTTGGCCCCACCTGCGCATTCACGCCAAAGGGTTGGCGGTAAAATTGACTTGGGCGTAAGGGCGCTCAATACGTTCGTGACCTGTTGTAAAGGTCAGCGTATGGGTATTTTCGCAGGCTCCGGTGTTGGTAAGTCTGTTCTGTTGTCTATGTTGGCGCGAAATACAGCTGCTGATGTGAACGTCATTGGTCTCATCGGTGAACGGGGCCGTGAGGTTCAGGAGTTTCTGGAAGATGACCTTGGTCCTGAAGGACTTGCGCGAAGTGTTGTTGTGGTTGCCACTTCCGACGAGCCTGCACTTATGCGCAGGCAAGCGGCATACTTGACCATGGCATTGTCGGAATTCTTCAGAGATCAGGACAAAGATGTGCTCTGTCTGATGGATAGTGTGACCCGCTTTGCGATGGCTCAACGTGACGTCGGGTTGTCAGGCGGTGAACCACCTACCAGTAAAGGGTATACACCAACAGTTTTCAGTGAACTTCCCAAACTATTGGAACGCGCAGGTCCCGGGCCGGGTACAGGAACTATCACGGGATTGTTTACAGTTCTCGTTGAAGGGGATGACCATAATGAACCTGTAGCCGATGCGGTAAGGGGTATTCTGGACGGGCATATTGTTATGGAGCGTCAAATCGCTGAGCGTGGGCGGTATCCGGCGATTAATGTTCTCAAATCCGTATCCAGAACCATGCCGGGCTGTAATGCTGCTGAAGAAAACGAACTTATAATGATCGCGCGGCAACTCTTGTCGACCTATGAAGATATGGCGGAACTGATCCGACTTGGGGCTTATAAGGCGGGTTCAGATCAAAATGTAGATGCGGCAGTTCACTATTATCCTTTGTTAGAGCAGTTTTTATCCCAGATGAAGGAAGAAAATACCAGCCTTGAAGAATGCTATGCGATCCTTGGGCAGATCTTGAATGTAAATGCTGCCGTTCAAGAGCAGCCATTGACAGAGGGGGAGAGACCTCAACAGCCTTTGGCGTGAGGTTAAGGAGTAACGCGTATGAGAAGCCTCGCAAATGTTATCAGGATGCAAAAGTGGAAACTTGATGAGCAGCGGCGTGTTGTCGGTGATCTGGAAGAAATGCACTCGAACTATCTGGGGCAGTTGGATGCTCTTGAGGAGGAGTTTGAAAGGGAGAAAGCGTTAGCTGCAACAGATACGGATGCGGGTATTTTGTTCGCTGATTATGCGAAAGCGGCGCGGCTGAGAAAAGAAAACCTGAACTCAACAATTGCGGAACTGCAAGAAAAACTCGATGAGGCGCAAGCTGTTTTGGCTGAGCTCTTTCAGGAACTCAAGAAATTTGAAATCTCGGAAGAAACCAGGATTCGTAAATTAAAAGAAGCAGAAGCTAAGAGACAGCAAGATGAAATTGACGCTTTCTCTATCGAAATGTTTCGGCGCAAAAACAAATAGCTCTTTAGAATACTGCTGGAGGGTTGCTCTCCCACTCCTCTGTTGGATGAATAGGAAAACGTCCGACTTCTTTAAACGTAAGACTTCCTGAGACGCCTGTGATTTCGAGGTTCTCGGTGAAAAGCGAGCCGATATCTGCACGAATTTGATCTGGCAATGCCTTCGTTGTCCTTAACACCAAATCAAATCTCTGAGATCTAAATAATCCGTCCATTTGAAGGGGACCGGTTTTTGTGAGATCCAGTTCAATAATAAAACGTGTTTCCTCTTCACCGTCACTGCCTTCACGTTTATGGCGCCGGTAGTAGGTGCGAAGCTGATGTAACTTCTCCCCGTCAAAAAACGGGAAAACAAGGGCGCGCCAATCTTGACCGCCAGGCTCACTAGCTAACCTGGTGAGGGTTGCAAATTCATCATTCAGGGTTCGAAGTAAATCCCCTTTCCCCGAGCTCTCCAAGATAAGTTGCAGATCCTGTCCCATCCACTTGGATAGATTTCCGCCATTTACCGCAGAAATAAAGAACAGCAAACTCGCTCCCAAATGCGCTCCCATTCGGGGAATATTATTCATAAAGAAGTTCTGGGTGAGAGAAGGGTTTTGCGCTGCAAGCGTGTTTAAGGCTTCGCGTAAGTTCTCCCACTGACTCATGATGGGAAGATGAGGTGTTTTGAAAATACTGACGGCCCCCATCGTAGGAGGTAGGGGGAAACCTGTCAGTTCTTCTTGAACAGTAAAAGAAACGGAGGCGCCAACGGCAGGTGGATTGAATGTGGTAAAACGGAAAGTGCCAAGCTCTGGTGATTGCACAAATACCTGACTTGATCTGGATTGAGCAGTTTTGGGTGCTGTTGTTCCTATTACGGTTCCGGTTAGCCGGTTTGCCCCTCCTTCGTCGCCATCAGCTTGCACATTTGCAGATGTGTTGTAGATGGCGGAGATTTGGCTGCCTCGCTCTAGAGGTCCGGTCGTCTGGAATAGTGCGGAGGTTTGACGGAGCGGCGGACTGTCAATGGTTAGTCTGACGGCCTCCTTCGATGTTGTCGCTTCTACATTCACTTGGGTGATAGTTGTCTTGTTCACAGGTGGCTGGGGGGCTGTGTCTTTGCCGCCCGGATTGAGTGTGTGTGAATAAGCCGCAGCACCCGAACTGCTCGTTTGACGCGGAGAGGCACTTACGTTGCTCGAAACCAGAGAAGCTGCAAAAAGGGTTTGGTTAGAAGGCGTAGGTGTTGCACTTTTTGGGTTTCCTTGCGACGGGATGACTGTCGTCTCGATCGTAGGTGTTGACATCGCTGTTTTTACATTCTGCGATCTGGTTGTTTGTTGTCCTTTACTCTCAAGTGCCGTTGCGATGCGCTGTAGTTCGGTATCAAGTGTCAGTTTATCTGGAACCTGATACTGTCCGCCGTAGGAAACTGAAGCCGTTGTTGGTTTGTTGACAACAGGCAGAAGCGTTACCGTTGGTGGGGAGGCCAGTTTCTCTCCATTTATTGCTGTAACGCGGGCTGTAACCATATCGGTTACGCTTTCAACCTCCAGAACGACATGACTTCCCACAGGAATTGGGTTTGTGGAAGACATGCGGAAATTGCCCATTTCAGTATGGAGCATAGTATCTCCGGACGAGGCGCGGGCGGTAACGACTGCGGCTAATAGCGCCCCTTGAGAAACGCTGCCGCCCTGTGATTGCTGCGTTTGCGGGGAGCCCTGTTGTCCGGTTGGATTTGTTGCGTTGACTGGAGAGACATAGCGTTGACCGGCACCAGTGCCCCCGCCAGCATCAACTGGCGGTGTTGGGGGCGTTCCTGATGTGGATCTGATGCCGCTCATAATTCATTGCCGGATTATCCGGACCCTTCGATAATATAACGCGCCAACGCTTCAATTTCTGCTGCTGCCGGGCTTGTTGGGTATCGGCTGAGAAGAGGGGATTGAGACCTAATCGCAGCAGATATCCGATCATCTTGCGGAATAATTCCAGCAAGCGGTGGATCCAGCTTCAGGAAATTCTGGCAGGCCGCCAGTAGTTTTTCATAAACCTTTTTACCATCTGACCTGGATTTTACCATATTAACCAGAATTCTGGTATCAGCGTTTTTCTGTTGCTGACTGGTCACCTTGATGAAAGCGTATGCATCGGTGAGCGATGTAGGCTCGCCATTCGTCACCACCAGCTTTGGACCACGGGCGGATGCAAGAGTTTGCACAGCCGCGTCAATGCCAGCACCCAGATCCAGAATGATGAAATCATACTCGGCGCCGAGTTGGATAAGTTCCTCATGCACTGCCCGCAAATGGTCACTGTCTAAGGTGCCAAGGGATCCTGATCCGGATCGTCCTGCTATAATATCAAACCCGCCTTCTTCATATCTGAAGGCAACATCTTTAAGTTTTCTCTGCCCGGAGACAACGGTTGCTAGATCGAAATCAGGCATTAGTCCAAGTTGGATATCCACATTGGCAAGTCCTACATCTCCATCAAACAATAGGACTTTCTTGCCCGAATTGGCCAGTGCATGGGCAAGGCTGACTGACAAAACAGTTTTGCCGACACCACCTTTGCCCGATGCGACGGTGATCAGGTTTTTGCCTGTGCCCGGTGTTGCAGGATGGGCGGTTGGCCGGTTTGTAAGTGGGCTTTCAGTATCGCTCATTTTTCCGCCTTATCAAATTCGCTGCTAACTTCTTGGTCGTTAGGGTCGCGCAAAATTAAGCGCGCAAGATTTACCGGATTGATCACATGCAATCCCTTAGCTACAGATGAAGACACACTGGCGTATGAAAATTTAAGTCCAGCATTATCTGCAGCCGTTAAAACGCCCCCATACCGTCTCGTTGTGTCCAGTCTGGTAACGATCAGTTTATGTGCTCCGATTGAGGCAAACTTTATGGCGGTATCACTCATTTCCGCGCTGTCTGTACCCGCAGCAAGAACAACGACAGCTTCCGCGTTCGCAGAAATGACCAGTTCGGCCAAGGAAGACAGCTCTTCATCATCATAACAACTGATTCCGCCCGTATCGATGAGCACATGGGCACCATCAGAGAGATCTGGCAAGGCGAGGGTGTTTTTAAGTTCTTCGGCGTTATCAACGACCCAAAGTTTCAGTTTCAGAATATCCGTAAAGGATTTCAGTTGTTCTACTGCACCCGCCCGACTTTTATCCGTCGTGATAACGTGGACAACGCGGCCTCGCAAAATGGCGGTTGCCGCCATTTTTGCGATGGTCATGGTTTTACCAACCCCTGGTGGGCCGATCAGCATTACGGGCTTATTCTTCCGACTAAACTGCGGAGCAAAATCAAAATGTTGGTCCAATGCTGCCGCAAGGGCCATCTCGATATCATCGGTCTCAGCCGCAATTGCGGATCGGCATATCCGTTCGGCGAGCAAAGTTGGTACACCATGATACGCCATCGCGCGAACGAGGCTATGCACTTCCGGTGTTACATTTACCGGAGGTTCTGGAGTTTTTTTCTTGGATTTGGAAGCCATTGGAGCAGGTTTGACGGGGATATCCAAAGCGTCCGTTTTCTTTTTGCCTTTGACGATTTCCATGCCACCAAAATCCGGTTTTGGTGATCTTGGTTTGACTTTTACTGGCGTGGAAGGAGGTATTGGTTTTTTCCAGTCATCGTCCCAGTTTTGTGCCCATCCATTTGTGGGTTTGGGCGGAATGGTCGGTGCCGGAGGATCTGATTTTTCAACAGCAGCCGTCACCTGAGTTTCCCCGGAGGGCAAATTCTGGGTGGCGAGTATTATCGCTTCTTCTCCAAGATCTTTCCTGATCTTGTCCATGGCTTCAGATACGCTTTTCCCGGTATAGGACTTAATTCTCATTCAGGGTGTCCTTAGACCTGTGCCAGAGTTTTAAGTTTGGCTTTTGGATGAATTTCATTTTGGGACATGACTATTGTTGTAGGTCTGAACCTTTCCACAATGGATCGAACATAGGGGCGAATGGCCGGGCTGGTCAGAAGAACTGGATTGTGCCCTTGTTGTGCCAACTGGTCGAAGTTATTGCGGATGGAGGCAATAAACTCTTGCAGAAGGCTAGGGGCCATAGAAAGTTGCTTCTCTTCTCCTTGTCCAATGATGGATTCCGCGAAATTCTGTTCCCATTGCGGGGAGAGGGTGACTAGAGGAATGAATCCATCGGGTGCAGTATTGGCAGAAGAGATTTGCCGCGCGAGACGTGCACGAACATGTTCGGTGATCATACTGATGTTCTTGGTGTAGCCTGTCGCTTCTGAAATGCCTTCCAGGATAGACGGCAGGTCACGAATGGAGATGCGTTCTGTCAGCAGGTTTTGCAGGACACGTTGCACGCCGCTCACTGTTATCTGTGTTGGGATTAGATCAGCAATAAGTTTCTGATGAGCAGCCGGGAGTTCATCCAGAAGTTTTTGTGTTTCTGCATAGGAAAGCAGATCCGGCATATGATCCTTCAAGATTTCCGTGAGATGCGTTGTAATGACTGTGGCCGGATCAACGACAGTGTAACCGCGGAAGGAAGCTTCTTCCCGCTGACCTTCGTCTACCCAGACGGCTGGCAGGCCAAATGTCGGTTCCGTCGTCTCTTCACCTGGCAGGTCAATTGGCAATCCCTGTGGATCCATAATAAGCAACTGGTTCGGGCGCACATCACCATATCCCGCCTCAAGTTCTTTAACTCGCACAAAATAGTTATTGGCCGGCAGCTGCATATTATCCAGAATACGAACGCTTGGCATGACAAAACCCATGTCCCCAGCAATCTGACGGCGGAGGGCCTTGATCTGATCAGTTAGCCTGTATCCTTCCGTATCGTTGATAAGAGACAAGAGCCCATACCCAAGCTCAAGACGAAGATCATCAATGGCAAGTGCCGTTGAAATAGGCTCTTCAGCAGGGATAACTTCCTTCTGTTCTTCAATGAGCTGTTGTTGCGCAACGACAGCTTCCTGTTCGCGTTGTCGCATCATGTAGTAGGCCGCGTATCCGGTGCCCCCTCCCAGGATCAGGAACGGGATCATAGGAATACCAGGTAGAACGGACAAAGATAAGAGAAGGAAAGAGCTAACTGCCAACGCACGTGGGTATCCTCCGAGCTGCCCAATAAGTGCCTTGTCAGTTGTGCCAGTAACACCGCCACGGGATACAAGCATACCAGCGGCCACTGATACAATCAGGGCAGGGATCTGGCTTACAAGACCGTCTCCTACGGTCAGGATAGTGTAGCTTTCAGCCGCTTGCCCGAAGGTTAGGTCGTTCTGGGCGACCCCCACAATGATACCGCCGATGATGTTAATGAAGGTAATTAGCAGGCCCGCGATCGCGTCACCACGTACAAATTTTGAGGCACCATCCATGGAACCAAAGAAACTGCTTTCATCTTCAAGTTCTTTACGGCGCGTGCGGGCGGTAGCCTCATCAATCATACCGGCGGACAGATCCGCGTCGATTGCCATTTGTTTGCCGGGCATGGCATCCAGAGAGAAGCGGGCGGCAACCTCAGCAATACGGCCTGAACCCTTGGTGATTACAACAAAATTAACAATGACGAGAATGGCAAAAACGATAATACCGATAACGAAATTGCCGCTCATCACGAAGTTGCCAAAGGCTTCAATTACGTTACCCGCGGCCGAGGGACCGGTATGGCCTTCGGACAGAATAAGGCGTGTTGACGCCAGATTGAGGGATAACCGCAACATGGTCGCAATGAGCAAAACCGTTGGAAATGAACTAAAATCCAAGGGCTTGGAGATGAACAAACATGTCATAAGGATGATCACGGAAAAGGTGATCGATAACGCCAAGCTGAAATCAAGCAACCAGCTCGGCATTGGGAGGATCAAAACAACCAGAATGCAGACAACACCAAGGGCCAGACCAATATCGCCGCGACCCACGATCGAGATAATATTGCTCAGATCCAGATTTGGTCTGGAAGATTGTCCTTGTTCCTGACTATCACTCATTCACTGCACTTTCATGTTTTACATTGCAGGACGTTGGTTTGAACCCGCAGTTGGGATCTGTACACCTTCTCCGGAATACTGCTTGAGCTTGTTTCGAAGGGTTCGAATGGAAATACCAAGAATATTTGCGGCATGAGTACGATTGCCAAGGCAATGTTCCAATGTGTTCAGGATAAGATCCTTTTCCACATCCGCAACAGTACGCCCTACCATTCCACCACTAGATGCTTCAGGCGCTGATTGAGGAGCCGCTGAACCCGGCATTGCCGCTGTGGCCGCTGTCTGAACAGCTGTTGTTGCTGTTTCTGGTATGGCGCTTCCATCAGGCATCAAAATTGCTTCTGGGCCGATATCATCGCCGGACGCTAAAAGAACGGCACGATGAATGGTGTTTTCCAACTCGCGAACGTTGCCCTGCCAGCGATTGCGTTTGAGCTTTTCAAGTGCTGCTTCACTTATTTTGCGCAATGGGAGTGCATTCATTTCAGAATACTTCCCAATGAAATGATCTGTCAGTGTAATTATATCAGATGGCCGGGACCGAAGAGGTGGAATTTTCAAAGTCAC is a window from the Sneathiella sp. P13V-1 genome containing:
- the fliI gene encoding flagellar protein export ATPase FliI, with the protein product MISEIGRVNSQQYYGRVAGIQGLLVEIGGIQRQLSIGSRVNLLARGDKVVPCEVVGFRNDRALAMPFGTLDGVGMGCKALITEQDPVIYPDSSWLGRVVNAMGEPVDGGPPLKKGSVGVALRNLAPPAHSRQRVGGKIDLGVRALNTFVTCCKGQRMGIFAGSGVGKSVLLSMLARNTAADVNVIGLIGERGREVQEFLEDDLGPEGLARSVVVVATSDEPALMRRQAAYLTMALSEFFRDQDKDVLCLMDSVTRFAMAQRDVGLSGGEPPTSKGYTPTVFSELPKLLERAGPGPGTGTITGLFTVLVEGDDHNEPVADAVRGILDGHIVMERQIAERGRYPAINVLKSVSRTMPGCNAAEENELIMIARQLLSTYEDMAELIRLGAYKAGSDQNVDAAVHYYPLLEQFLSQMKEENTSLEECYAILGQILNVNAAVQEQPLTEGERPQQPLA
- a CDS encoding MinD/ParA family protein gives rise to the protein MSDTESPLTNRPTAHPATPGTGKNLITVASGKGGVGKTVLSVSLAHALANSGKKVLLFDGDVGLANVDIQLGLMPDFDLATVVSGQRKLKDVAFRYEEGGFDIIAGRSGSGSLGTLDSDHLRAVHEELIQLGAEYDFIILDLGAGIDAAVQTLASARGPKLVVTNGEPTSLTDAYAFIKVTSQQQKNADTRILVNMVKSRSDGKKVYEKLLAACQNFLKLDPPLAGIIPQDDRISAAIRSQSPLLSRYPTSPAAAEIEALARYIIEGSG
- the flhA gene encoding flagellar biosynthesis protein FlhA, whose product is MSDSQEQGQSSRPNLDLSNIISIVGRGDIGLALGVVCILVVLILPMPSWLLDFSLALSITFSVIILMTCLFISKPLDFSSFPTVLLIATMLRLSLNLASTRLILSEGHTGPSAAGNVIEAFGNFVMSGNFVIGIIVFAILVIVNFVVITKGSGRIAEVAARFSLDAMPGKQMAIDADLSAGMIDEATARTRRKELEDESSFFGSMDGASKFVRGDAIAGLLITFINIIGGIIVGVAQNDLTFGQAAESYTILTVGDGLVSQIPALIVSVAAGMLVSRGGVTGTTDKALIGQLGGYPRALAVSSFLLLSLSVLPGIPMIPFLILGGGTGYAAYYMMRQREQEAVVAQQQLIEEQKEVIPAEEPISTALAIDDLRLELGYGLLSLINDTEGYRLTDQIKALRRQIAGDMGFVMPSVRILDNMQLPANNYFVRVKELEAGYGDVRPNQLLIMDPQGLPIDLPGEETTEPTFGLPAVWVDEGQREEASFRGYTVVDPATVITTHLTEILKDHMPDLLSYAETQKLLDELPAAHQKLIADLIPTQITVSGVQRVLQNLLTERISIRDLPSILEGISEATGYTKNISMITEHVRARLARQISSANTAPDGFIPLVTLSPQWEQNFAESIIGQGEEKQLSMAPSLLQEFIASIRNNFDQLAQQGHNPVLLTSPAIRPYVRSIVERFRPTTIVMSQNEIHPKAKLKTLAQV